In the Halictus rubicundus isolate RS-2024b chromosome 12, iyHalRubi1_principal, whole genome shotgun sequence genome, TCAGGATATTTCTTTATATAAATTGCGAATGCCGCATTTATCAGGGATTGCTGAATGCATGATGCTAAATGCGGTTATTCTAGGAATATTACATTCATTTTCAGTAGATATTTATGTATGCAACTACTAATATAAGCATTTTGAATCTCGATGGGCAATTTACGTTTACTGTTGCAACAACGTTGGCGGGTGAAATTACGTCTTTTCGAATACAAAAGACAACATCGATTACTGATATTATATTGTTAGATTGATATTAAATtcaaacagtagaaacatttttctattgTTTCAAATAGCAGCTGATCGATTTTCTCGTgaacgcatgaaatccgcagactaGTTATACTGTTTGGAAAAATTCGAGCGGAATCATCGATTCGACGTGGGACTGAAATCCGAACACCGTCGCTCGTGACGGTTCTCTACGTAGAATTCATCCGGCAAACGGAACGCAACGAACGTGGTCAGTTATAAAGTACCAAGACGCCGATGCGTATGAACTTCGTCGGGCACTGGCGGGGCATGTCTGATCATTAATTAACCTTCCAGCGGTTGATTGCGAGTAACGCGAAATTCATCGCCGGCGTGGCCGCCGCCAGGCGCGGCTACTGCCCTAACGAATACAAATGCGGAATTATAATTCGGTGCCCTCTCCTTAAGACCATTCAACGGACGAAGCCTTACGAATTGCTTTCCCTTTTGTGCCCGAACACGGGATATACGAGCACGAAACTGTAAATACGCGGCGGTCGTTAGTTTTTATTAATGAAACTATTAACCCTATCATCGTACCGCAAACATCTGCAAGCGAGGCGTTGCCGCGCGAAATATTGCATAGCTGAGAGCACCGGCGTTCTTTTTCACTGACACGATGCGaattattgatttcttgatCGGCAACCATTTTTCTAGAGCCGgtaaattaacacgttgactgccatgtcacccatatgtgggtgacggactTATTTGTCaaagttttaaaattaatttttacgttaatatattctttGTACCAAactttattaggatctgtaaaatgcaagatagttggaggactactcaatatcatacattttatttttctcaatatttatttgattaaataacactttgattttatggaatttttgaggtttctagtttggcagtcaaagtgttaaagtaaCCATACCATGTATAATTTTACTaactcaattttttgtattatatATTTTCGTACCATACCCGAGTAAGGGTATTTGGTATTATTGGATTGCAATTGTAAAAAACAGAGGTTATATGAAAATGAATTTCCTCTTTTAAGAAATTTTGTGAGTCAAATAATATTCCCAAATTCTTCCAATACCTTCACAGTTTGTAGattgctttataaaaacaaaaatgaaggaacaattcACGTTGTTGATGATTTTTATGCATGTAAATATTTCCTTGTATATTACAAATATGTAATTGCCATGAGTGCATAAAGACCAGCAGAattgagattataaaaatgtttgtcACACAATGTCGACACAAGTCAACCATTGTACAGCACGATTTCGTCGTCAAGACGACGCATTGTTGAGTCAATACACGCCACGTGGACTCTAGAACACATTTGAGACGACATGTCCGACCGCTTAACACCAAGTGTTGATAACAAGTTGAGCGAATTAAACAAGAAAATTGCGGAAATCAAGAAGAAGATCCAGCTGTCAGGTAAAGCCGCGCACGAAACCACACTACCGAAAGTTATAAAGCTGTAATCAGTTTTCTTAATCATCGTTTAATATTCATATGTTTGCTTCGCCGCTGCACGAAGAGATTACActgagaaaaaggagaaaattcacTGACATTTATTTTCCAAGCCAGTTCCTGATTACACGCGAAGATATATAAGAACACGTTTAACCGGAAAGACTAGAGTCCAGAAAGAAATGTTCGTGTCGCCTAAGTGGCTCCgtcggaaaaaaagaaaagaaaatctcCGCTGGTTTATCGATATGTTGCTATCAAAATGTAACTTATAAAACGGATATTCCAATaagcatttttattttcgatTCCGAGCTCGGCAGGCAACAAGTCTTGGGTTACCAGCGAAGATTGAATACTTCCCATTTGAGAATGATTTCTAATACTTCCATCTGCATGTAAACTTGATTTATAAACTATATTCTGTAATATAGTAGGTTTTGAAAATATATTACATGTAAAGAAATGAACTAGATCGTTTATGAATAATTCTTCACTCGACGCAAGCGTCTCGCGAATTAAAATTCGGAATTGATATTCGAAACTCGTTTCGAGTAATATTAGAATATTCGAGAGAGCTGTTTTAACAATTATATTAGCATTTAATATTATTCGTAtgggttaataataaattatttagaatGTTAGATGTATAATATATTCCAAGCTAATGGAATGTATTGCAATTCAAATACTGTTAAGTAAATGCGAAAGACAAATTGGTCACTGAGGAGACATCGCGAACATCTAACACTGTCCTCATTCTTGGAGTCGCCTAAAAGGACAACCAGCAACCTGACATTAGTAAATTTCCTTAAGCGGTCTGGTCTTTTAAGGAAAATCGTGACGTCAATTTAAGTAATCTAGGTAATTCAGTTTTTTTCAAGGTGTTCATGCAAAATACGATGATCATGGTTATAAGGATCGCTCCATCGCAATCTCGAGTACAGTCACGACTTGTATTTATTTACTTGGTCTATTATtacggaaaacattttttcgtatttcaTAGCCTAATTGAGTCTTTTAGTGGCTAAACTAGCTAACTGCATTTTATGAAAGTTTAACGATTTTCATGTTTCCTACATTTATAAAGAATTCTctacttatttaataaatacctAATTTCTCTTATGATAAGGTATCATAAAGTTCTAACATATTatcataaatattattatagacTACAGTCTCTTGCATGTCTCCTATTAAATACATTATTATATTCTACATACAATAAACTTTACATGTAGATTTTATCATCATTTGTTCGTGCATTCTGTTGCATGTACAACGCATTTTTAACAGAGGGACAAAGAAAAGCGAATTTCGAAGAGTACGAAACGAAGAAGCATGAATACGCGGAGAGAGTCGCAGCTCTCAAGCAGAGCATCAAGGAATTGTACGCGGAGTACGCGAAAACGAAAAACGTAATTGCAGAAACTCGAAAATTCGTCCGCCGCGAGAAATTAAAACGAACGCGATTACGTTTCAGAACGAGGGAAAATCGCAGGGGAAGGTTCACATGAGTCGCCAGTCCTCGGCCTATGGGAAAAAACGTAATTTAACCGAGACAATTGCTAAAGCGCAGGAGGACAATGTACGCTTAAGAAAGAATCACGATCTAATTAAGTATCAGTGCGAGAAGGTAAGTAGCCAGATATTAATCTCCCGATGGAGATTTCGCGCGACTGTGTAACACAATATTCCAACAcgaattgtatatatatatatatatattccttAGCGACAGCAAAAACTAAGATCGCTGTTGGAAGAGTATGACCAATTAGTGAACGATAAAATGCAAAAATTGTTCAAGAGAAAGATGGATAACCCGTTGAGAAACGTGAGTGTTGAACAGCGAAAATAAGGTTGCCGCAACTGTTACGGCCGCTTAAGCTTCTGTGTACTTTTGTAGAAAATCGTCAAGTTAGAAGTGCACTTGGAGCACATTAGAATGAAACAAATAAAGGCGAACCTAACGCGAATGAAATATCGATCGATACGTTCCGGTTTGAAAGAAAAATCCGTGTCGTACGCTTCGTCGTTGAAAAGCTTGGAAGATGAAATAAGGGAGCAAGAAAACGAAGTGAAACGTCTACAGGCAAGGCATGATGTTGATCGCAGGACTATATTTGTGCCTCGCAAACATATGAAATCAACGTGAAACATACTTTTATGCGCAGGCAGTGAAGGAAGAAGCCATTAAGTTGAGGAACAACACGCAGGAGACGCTGATCAAAGAAGAGATCGAAGTAACCAACTGCAGTAAAGAGCGAAATGCCGTTCTCGAGGAATACAGGTTCGAATAAATATATCTTTCTTAAAATAAATAGCAAGAATGACGTACAAATAAACATTGATCAAATTGAAGTTTTTCCGAAATAAGATTACAAACAAAAAAGTTTCCTATTTTCCTTGCAAATTGCAATGTGCGAGGCTTTGAGTTTGCGTCGCGATTTTCGCTAGCTTTTGTACATGAAGCGTCCCCGTTGAACCAGGCAGCGTGTACTAGAACGAAAAACGGAACTCGAGCGGCTAGAAAAAATGATATTCCATTCACGTCTGCGAGATGATTTCGACACACGTGGGAAAAGCCGTGTGCAGACCGCAGAGGACATTACCAAGGACGAGGTGACACGGCTGGAGGTGGCGTTCGCTAAGCTCTGCAGCGCCACCGGAGTGTCCAGGTCCGAGGACGTTCTGAACCGGTTTCTGGGTCAGCGGGCGACCAAGGATAATCTACAGAAAATGCGGGTGACCACCGAGCAGGAGAAAATGACCTTAGAAAAGCAGAGGCAAGAGTTTATCGCCGAGATGGAGACCAAAAAATTCTCCGAAACGAAGAGTGCAGAGCAGTGAGTCATTCGTTCTACGTGTACCAAAGATGAATTCTATATTCCCCCGTATCTTGTACAATCTAATGCTTCAGGAACGCGGAAGAAATGGAAAAACTGAATTGTAGTATCGACGAGCAACGCGCGCGCCAATTAAAAGCGGAAGAGGAAACGAGAAGGGTCGAAGAACTGCTTCAAGAGATCAGCACCATGTTATGGAATTTATGCGACAAATTCCGGGTAAGACGTTACTTTCAAGCTTGATACTAATAAATTAGAATTTCTTAACTAATGTGTGCAACAATTCTTATACCTGCTGTTTAACATATAACtgtttaaatatataataactgTTTcttcataaatataaaaaaaaagcaatTGTCAGTGAGGCGTGCAATgaaattattatatgtataagCAGCTTTTGTCCCAACAGGAGTTTTCAATTAACATGGGATCATTCAATAAAGCGAAGAGATCACAGTTTATTAACACTTCTCAAGGCAAAGGAGTTCACAAAATCAAACCCCATCGGCTGGTGTCATGTTAAAATGGCCGATGGAAATACCGTGTAAATCCCTAATTAAATTAGAGAAGTTGTCTTCAATGGCGCCCACCATAATGGAGCCGCTTCGAGTTTTCGTACCGAGTATATTGTCTCAGGAGATTTAACACCCCTgacacgtatcctatcctctggtcATCCACCAATGAATTTCTTTCAGCAATCTCTGCCTGTAATTCTCACCTGTAGAAACCGTTGTCCTGCGCATTAACACCTTCCAGACCGATCGAAAGTAAATACTTCGGTGGCACGTTGAGGCGCAAGAATATCAGTTATTGATTCAATCGATCCCTAGAACCGTACGGACAACTCTAACTCGCTTTTCgtttttctatttcttctttcacttcactgctaGGTGTCTATAAACACTGCGAACAAGAAGAAATAAAGACTAAAAGAATTTGACGCTTAAAGATACGAGTTTGGAAATATCTCACAGAAGATATTTTACAGGACATACTTGAAACGTTACCCGAAGATCGAGAAGAAATTCAAGATCCATTGCAACTCGTAGAATTAATTAACGATAAGGTCAATACTGTAATTGAAACCTTGGGCGGCCCGGATAAGTATCTGGAAGTTTTAAACGAAATGTTGGTCGATAAGGTAaagtttagaatttgtttaatgCATATGTAACTGCATATTTCGTTTGTAAT is a window encoding:
- the LOC143359539 gene encoding outer dynein arm-docking complex subunit 3-like, whose product is MYNAFLTEGQRKANFEEYETKKHEYAERVAALKQSIKELYAEYAKTKNNEGKSQGKVHMSRQSSAYGKKRNLTETIAKAQEDNVRLRKNHDLIKYQCEKRQQKLRSLLEEYDQLVNDKMQKLFKRKMDNPLRNKIVKLEVHLEHIRMKQIKANLTRMKYRSIRSGLKEKSVSYASSLKSLEDEIREQENEVKRLQAVKEEAIKLRNNTQETLIKEEIEVTNCSKERNAVLEEYRQRVLERKTELERLEKMIFHSRLRDDFDTRGKSRVQTAEDITKDEVTRLEVAFAKLCSATGVSRSEDVLNRFLGQRATKDNLQKMRVTTEQEKMTLEKQRQEFIAEMETKKFSETKSAEQNAEEMEKLNCSIDEQRARQLKAEEETRRVEELLQEISTMLWNLCDKFRDILETLPEDREEIQDPLQLVELINDKVNTVIETLGGPDKYLEVLNEMLVDKVETVSIATTSAEGKAIRANEGQLFSRFPLSAIPAAAPSEDEEDVPSRSILKKQAQQLVDIKSRRKGFAFRR